A DNA window from Trichosurus vulpecula isolate mTriVul1 chromosome 2, mTriVul1.pri, whole genome shotgun sequence contains the following coding sequences:
- the LOC118838509 gene encoding 60S ribosomal protein L29-like has translation MAKSKNHTTHNQSRKWHRNGIKKPRSQRYESLKGVDPKFLRNMRFAKKHNKKGLKKMQANNAKAIKARAEAIKALSTKASKAKLLRPKIPKASARSAGHKMASKRPGPRVGIKRPGSRITKPDSKIARTTDPKAAKPTDPKAAKPTDPKATKSAAKVSKSDPKATKSGPKATKSDAKASKSGPKVAKSDSKALKPSDSKAAKPADPKAAESKPKDAGAKAASPKPSK, from the coding sequence ATGGCTAAGTCTAAGAACCATACCACTCACAACCAATCAAGAAAATGGCACAGAAATGGCATCAAGAAGCCTAGGTCACAGAGATACGAGTCTCTGAAAGGGGTTGACCCCAAGTTTCTAAGAAACATGCGCTTTGCCAAGAAACACAACAAGAAGGGGCTGAAGAAGATGCAGGCCAACAACGCCAAAGCCATCAAGGCCAGAGCAGAGGCCATCAAGGCCCTGAGCACCAAGGCCTCCAAGGCCAAGCTCCTCAGGCCCAAGATCCCCAAGGCCAGTGCCCGGAGTGCTGGCCACAAGATGGCGAGCAAGCGTCCAGGCCCTAGGGTCGGCATCAAACGTCCAGgctccaggatcacaaagcctgACTCTAAGATTGCCAGAACCACTGACCCCAAGGCTGCCAAGCCCACTGACCCCAAGGCCGCCAAGCCCACTGACCCCAAGGCCACCAAGTCTGCCGCCAAGGTCAGTAAGTCTGATCCCAAGGCTACCAAATCTGGCCCCAAGGCCACCAAATCTGATGCTAAGGCCTCCAAGTCCGGTCCCAAAGTAGCCAAGTCTGATTCTAAGGCCCTGAAGCCCAGTGATTCCAAGGCTGCTAAGCCTGCTGACCCCAAGGCTGCCGAGTCCAAACCCAAAGATGCTGGGGCTAAAGCTGCTAGTCCCAAGCCTTCAAAGTAG